The genomic segment GCGGCGGAGAGGCCGGGGTCCACGGCCTTGTGGAGGAGGTAGCCGTCGAGGACGGCCATCAGAGCGGTGGCCGCGGCCTCGGGGTCCCGGTGCCCGGCCATTCCGGGGCCGGCGGTGAGGCCGGCGCGGAAGCCGCCGGTCAGCTCGCGCAGCCGCGTGCGCAGCGCCTCGTCGCGGGTGGCCGCCAGATAGGTCTCGGTGAAGAGGAGGGACTCCGGATCCCGTCCGGTGAACCGGTCCAGGGACACCAGCAGGGCCTCGGCGCCGTCGGCCGGGGTGGCCGCGGCAGCGAACACGGACACGGCCTCGTCGAGGGCGGGGCGTATCGCCTCCAGCGCGGCCTGCCGGAGCAGAGCGGCCAGGGACTCGAAGTGGTAGTGCACCAGCCCGGACCGGACACCGGCCCGCTCGGCCAGCATCCGGGTGGTGACCGCGTTCCAGCCGACCTCACTGATCAGCACGGCGGCCGTGGCCAGCAGCTTCCGCCGCACCTCCCGGCCCCGTGCGGCGGCGGTCGGCCGTGCGGGGCTCGCCTCTTGGCCGCCTTGGCCGCCTTGGTCGTGTGCCTTGGTCATCTGTCCAATGTAGCGCGCCGGACTCCGCGAGCGGGACGGGGGAGGCCGGCCGGACGGAACGGGCCGGCCGGACGGAACGGGCCGGCCGGTTTCAGCGAATCTGCACACCGAATGCGCAGCTGCGGCACGGAACGCGCGGCCCGCGCGCGAGGACTCCCCGCCGGGCGCGCTGTTTCTGCGGAATGTCCCGCTCCATTTCGCGGCGTCAATCCCGGCGGTGTTGCCGGGGCAACAAGGAATGTGAAGAAGCGACCCCGAATGTGTGTGCGCATCTGCACGAATGGATAACACCGGCGCCGAACCGCTGTGACGGGAGTCTCAGTCGATTGGATACCCGGCGGAGCCCCGTGCTTTGATCCTTGGCAGCCGCCGGAGTCGCACGAGTTTCTCCGGAAATGGATGCCGTGCGTCCGCGGCCGAGGCCCGCCATCTGTGCCGAGCGGGGCCGCCCCCCACTGTGGAAAACCCATACGAAGGGAAATATCGTCATGAACTCCGCTCACCGGATTGAGACCGCCGACCTCTCCGACGCCGAACTCGACAACGTCTCCGGCGGTCTGAGCCCGGACGTCAGCGTCGTCGCCGGCCCCGCGTCGATCAGCGGCTCGGACGTCCTCGCCCAGGTCGACGCGGTCAAGGGCCAGGCCTTGGGCGCCGTCGGCCAGTACGGCCACGCCGGCGTCAGCGTCTCCCTCTGACCCGTGCCCTGATCACCCGCGCCACCCCGCCGCCCTCGGGCGGGCGGGGTGGCGCCGGGCGCAGGCCGTACGCCACGGCGAAGCTCCTGGCAGACGTGTTCTCGCACCGAGAACACCCGTGTCCGCCAGGAGCTTTGTGCTGCTGCCGCCGGGAGCGGGTGTGCGCCCGCCCGTCCGGCGTGTGGGGGGAAGCGCGGGGCCGGGAGGCCGGACGGGGCGGGGGACTCCCACCCGGCCGTCACGTCATGCGGGGCCCTTCAGCCAGCGGACGAGCCGGTCCCGCAGGCCGCCCGGCGACCGGTGCGCCGGTGCTCCCGTGCGCCGGGGCGCACCCGGGTCCGGGAGGGCGGCCGCCTCCGGCGCCCGCTCGCGCGCACCTTCGCCCCGCGCCGGCGCGCAGGTGCAGCGCCGCGGCGCCGGCACGCCGGCGAGTACGTGCTCGACATGCCTGCCACAGCCCGTATAGGTCACCTTCCGGCAGGTCGGACAGATGGCGCGTTGGCACATAACTCCCCATGAGGTGTTCTCATTGAAAACGCGAATAATTGCTTTTCCGCCGGGGCCGCGTATCGGCGTGTGAGCCGGCGGGGTGTTCGTCATGCATGGTGCTGCTCTATGGCGTTCACCGTCCCACTGTCCGATCCCATACCCCCGGGCGTTTCTGAAGGATACCCCCAGGCGTTTACGTCGAGAATACCCCTAGGGGTTTGTTTTCCCTGCTCGGGCAGGAATCCGGACGGTGCCGTACCATCACCACTTGCTTGCGATACGGAAAGAATGATTGGGTCGCGCATGAACGTGGTGACGGAAAGTCACACACGCCGCTGTGCCCGAATTCCCGGATGGCTCGAAATCGCCGAACGGGCGCGGCAGGAATCCAGAACCGAGGACGGCAACCATCCCCCGAGGGGGCGGTACGCCCGATCCCGAAGGGAGCGACGTGGGCTGCACACACGCCGTGGGGTGCCCTCTCTTCCCGCTGCTGAAGGCGGGCATGCAGAGCTGGCGCGACCACTACTGCGACAGTGACCATCAGTGGCGCACCTGCGCGCGCTACCAGACGTCGCTCACCGGCGAGCGCGTGCCCATCAGTCTGCTGCCCAACGGACGCCACGCGCACCACCTGCGGCGCGCGGCCGACACCGCTTCGTGCGGCGAGGCGATACCGGAGCAGGCACCCCGGCAGGCCCGGCACGCGCCTCCGCCTCCGCCCCGGCAGGCACAGCCGCCCCAGCCCTTACAGGGTGATCCGTGGGCACCGGAAACGGACCCCTGGTTCCGGCCACCGGTACAGGAACAGCCGCGGCCCCACGACCCCTACGCGCCGTACGGCCGGGGACCCGCGGCACCGGAGCCCACGGCCCGGTTCGAACCGGCACCCCTGTGGGAACCGGCCCGGCCCGGCCAGGCGCCCGTCAGACGAGCTCCCGCGACCCCCGACCACCGCGCCCGGCCCACCCGGCAGGCACACGGCACGAAGCGGGGCCGGTGGGCGCGGCTGATGGAATGGATGAGAGGTCCCGCATGAGTCCTTACTGGCCCTGGTGGGCGGGCGCCGTCGGGCTCGCCCTGGTCACCATCGTCCACACCCTCACCACCGACCGGTCCCTCGGGGTGTCGTCGGCGTGGGACCGCGTCCTGCACTGGCGCAGTGAACGCGAACTCGAGCGGCTGGACGAAGAATTCACCGACGAACAGGCTTTCGCCGACGCGCTCGCCGCGGCCACCGCGGAGCACTTCGGGCCGGGCGCCGGTGCGCCGGCCGCGCCGCAGCACTTCCCGGGACAGCACTCCCCGGAGCAGTACTCCCACGCGCAGTACCCCCAGGCGCAGTACTCCCAGGCGCAGTTCGCCGGG from the Streptomyces xinghaiensis S187 genome contains:
- a CDS encoding TetR/AcrR family transcriptional regulator; amino-acid sequence: MTKAHDQGGQGGQEASPARPTAAARGREVRRKLLATAAVLISEVGWNAVTTRMLAERAGVRSGLVHYHFESLAALLRQAALEAIRPALDEAVSVFAAAATPADGAEALLVSLDRFTGRDPESLLFTETYLAATRDEALRTRLRELTGGFRAGLTAGPGMAGHRDPEAAATALMAVLDGYLLHKAVDPGLSAARITPLVRGLMADPPTPPEPPKPPKPPKPPKPPKPPKGERP